The nucleotide sequence AGCGCCTAGCCCTGGCCCCGCCGGAAACCCGGCCTGAGCAGGCCGTGACGCTGGAACTCCCCTACCCCGACGGCCAGCTGCACCGCTTTGCCGTGACGCAGGTGCCGGTGATGGCGCCGGCGCTGGCCGCCCGGTACCCGCATATCCGCACCTACGCCGCCCGTAGCCTCGACGAGCCCGGCACCACGGCCCGCCTAGAATGGACCCCAGCCGGCCTGCACGCCCAAGTGCTGGGGCTGACCGGCACCGTCAGCGTGCAGGCCGAGGCTGATACGCCCGGCCGCTACCAGAGCCGCACCAGTGAGGTGCCGGAATTCGACTGTCGGGCTCTGCCGGTGCCGGGCGAGGCACAGCGGCCGGCCGGCGGCACTCCGCCCGCCGCGCCGGCGCCCTACGGCGGGCAGCTCCGCACGCTGCGCGTGGCCATGGCCGCCACCGGCGAGTATGTGCAGCGCCTGGGCAGCGGCACCGTGGAGGGCACTTTGACGTCGATGGTGGCGCTGGTCAGCTCGATGAACGCCGTGTATGAGCGCGACTTGGCCCTGCGCCTGCAGCTGGTGGCCAACACCGACCAGCTGATTTTCCTGGACGCCGCCACCGACCCTTACGACAATGCCAGCCCCACGGCCCTGATGGAAACCAACCGCACCGTGGTCGACAATGCCATCGGCTCGGCCAGCTACGACCTGGGCCACGTGCTGGGCTACCGCAGCAACGGCTACTCGGGCGTGGCCTACGTGGGCGTGGTTTGCCGCAGCTCCAGCGGCCTCAAGGCCGGCGGCTCTTCCACCGGCAGTTCGGCCAGTAGCATCGCCACCGTCACGACCCACGAAATCGGGCACCAGCTCGGCTCGGGCCACACCTTCAACGGCGACCAGGGCAACTGCGGCGGCGGCAACCGCAGCCCCGAGCTGGCCTACGAGCCGGGCGCCGGCAACACCATCATGTCATACGACTCGCGCTGCCCCCCCGACAACGTAGGCAGTGCCATCCGGTTTTTCCACGCGGGCAGCCTCAGCGCCATTCTGCCCCGGCTGACCTGCGGCACGCTGAGCGCCACTGGCAACCAGCCGCCCAGCGTGAGTGTGCCGCCCAGCACCTACACCATTCCGCAGGGCACGCCCTTCACCCTGGCCGGCACCGGCTCCGACCCTGACGGCGACGCCCTTGCCTATTCCTGGGAAGAGCTGGACCTCGGCACCACCACCAGCCTGGCCAGCGCCGCCACCGATGCCAGCGGCCCGCCCCTATTTCGCAGCTTCGCGCCCGTGGCCAGCCCTGCCCGCACGTTCCCGACGCTGTCGGCGGTGCTGAGCAACACGGCTTCGCTGGGGGAAATATTGCCGCTGGTGGCCCGCACGCTCAACTTCCGCCTCACGGCCCGCGACAACCGCGGCGGCGTGGCAGCCGCCAACGTCGCGCTGAACGTGGCCGCCGCGGGGCCATTCCGGGTTACGGCGCCCAATACGGCTATTTCGGCGGCCCCCGGCAGCACCTACACCGTCACCTGGGACGTACTGGGCACCAACCAGGCCCCGGTGAGCTGCGCCGAGGTGCGCATTCTGTTTTCCACGGACGGCGGCCAGACGTTTCCGACGGTGCTGCTGGCCAGCACGCCCAACACCGGCTCAGCGCAGGTGCAGCTGCCGCGCCTCACCACCACGCAAGGTCGCCTGAAGATAGAGGCCGTCGGCAACGTCTTTTTTGATGTCAACGATGCCAACCTCACCCTGGCCGGGCCGCTGCCGGTGGAGCTGAGCAGCTTCACAGCCGACGCCCGGCCCAACGCCGCCGAACTGAGCTGGACCACGGCCTCTGAACAGAACAACCGGGGCTTTGCGGTGGAAGCATCAACAAACGGCACCGATTTCCGGCAGATTGGCTGGGTGACCGGCCGTGGCAGCAGCGCCGCCCCTGCCACTTACCGTTTCCTGGACCCACGCCTGCCGGCCTATGGCAGCAGCACCGTCTACTACCGCCTGCGCCAGACCGACCTCAACGGCACCGAAACTCTGTCGCCGGTGCGGGTGCTGGCCGTGGTGGGTGCCCGCACCGCCACCCTGCAGGTGTGGCCCAACCCCGCCCACGACCACCTGACCGTGGCAGGCCTCACCGCCGGCCAGCCCGTGCAGCTGCTCGACCTCTCGGGCCGGGTGCTGCTGACGGCTACCGCGCCGGCCGGGCCGCTGGAGCTGCAGTTGCCCACCGGCCTAGCGCCGGGCGTGTATCTGGTGCGCAGCGGCGGCCAGGCACAGCGGCTGCTGGTGCAGTAAGCCACAAACTTCCTTAGCCTCAGAAAGCAAGAGCGGAGCCGAGACATCCCGCCCGTGTAGTACTCAGGTTACTACACGGGCGGGACGTCTCGGCTCCGCTCTTGCATGACTGGCAGCCGTATTTCTACCCAACCACCAGCTCCGTGAACGTGGCATCTACGACTACGCCGGGCAGGGTGAGGCCGGTTTCGAGGGTGACGGCTACAGCCTCGGCGGGCTGGCCGTCGGTGCTGTAGGCGGCGGGCTGGAAGGGCAGGCCGTGCAGCACCACGCGGTAGCGCGTGAAGCTGGGCTGGTAGTCGCCTTCGGTGGCTTGCTGCAGCAGCAGGCCGCTTTCGGTGCCGGTCACGGTGAAGCGGCGGGTGGTGCTCTGGCCACTCTGGTAGCCGTAGCCTTCGCCGCCGTCGTCGTAGAGCACGCTACT is from Hymenobacter yonginensis and encodes:
- a CDS encoding reprolysin-like metallopeptidase, which codes for MKYRYWSAALLLAFLFPAGAAQAQSAADALWQEVAAPAARGPLATSARWYSLDTARLAQRLALAPPETRPEQAVTLELPYPDGQLHRFAVTQVPVMAPALAARYPHIRTYAARSLDEPGTTARLEWTPAGLHAQVLGLTGTVSVQAEADTPGRYQSRTSEVPEFDCRALPVPGEAQRPAGGTPPAAPAPYGGQLRTLRVAMAATGEYVQRLGSGTVEGTLTSMVALVSSMNAVYERDLALRLQLVANTDQLIFLDAATDPYDNASPTALMETNRTVVDNAIGSASYDLGHVLGYRSNGYSGVAYVGVVCRSSSGLKAGGSSTGSSASSIATVTTHEIGHQLGSGHTFNGDQGNCGGGNRSPELAYEPGAGNTIMSYDSRCPPDNVGSAIRFFHAGSLSAILPRLTCGTLSATGNQPPSVSVPPSTYTIPQGTPFTLAGTGSDPDGDALAYSWEELDLGTTTSLASAATDASGPPLFRSFAPVASPARTFPTLSAVLSNTASLGEILPLVARTLNFRLTARDNRGGVAAANVALNVAAAGPFRVTAPNTAISAAPGSTYTVTWDVLGTNQAPVSCAEVRILFSTDGGQTFPTVLLASTPNTGSAQVQLPRLTTTQGRLKIEAVGNVFFDVNDANLTLAGPLPVELSSFTADARPNAAELSWTTASEQNNRGFAVEASTNGTDFRQIGWVTGRGSSAAPATYRFLDPRLPAYGSSTVYYRLRQTDLNGTETLSPVRVLAVVGARTATLQVWPNPAHDHLTVAGLTAGQPVQLLDLSGRVLLTATAPAGPLELQLPTGLAPGVYLVRSGGQAQRLLVQ